One genomic region from Magallana gigas chromosome 3, xbMagGiga1.1, whole genome shotgun sequence encodes:
- the LOC105322845 gene encoding protein-glutamine gamma-glutamyltransferase K isoform X1, whose amino-acid sequence MMHSKDKYEVNPQSRATLSDRLSSYYGNFRSILLGRRSTYDVDETFPTADDSHPSTFKEKETVAEEISLRPKCLDLQRTMNREAHRTSSYEIPNLILRRGQTFDMSIAFDRVFSEQDDTFTLQFVTGRKPMQSKGTVISVHKAREVNPGSWGYQITEIDEKKVSIKVCTSASAIVGKYQLFVDTVHKLKDGASQKCRYCHPDDIFVIFNPWCVGDSVYLEEETHREEFVLNETGRIWMGTVGKFCVRPWNFAQFDDVCLMAALSMMEKSELGDPARGNPLLVVKALSRVINNNERDGGVLVGNWSGKYDDGISPYAWNGSSSILEEFLKKRKGVKYGQCWTFSAIATTVFRALGIPTRCITNFRSAHDSDYSIQIDNFWTPEGRPRKMMDDTIWDFHVWNESWFRRPDLPEGYDGWQAFDPTPQECYEGVFTCGPCPVRAIRNGDLYLGYDTKFLFAEVNGDRVFWTVDSEGNMTPVFKDIDVVGKFMSTKAVNTISRDDVTSKYKHETDSIEKADVITKANGFCGRTDVTIQKPSASDVVFSLSGDVQKSGDMEIELKMANNSEEPRIVEVYMIAVATKYTAVPLIELKESNSTNVLEPRKDSVSSLSLKGTEYLSTLDADSHISLYVMATVKETSQVYLKREIYRVEQPNLELKTEGSAVVGKPFDVIVKLVNPLSVPLTGGSLCMEGPGMVKPSSVKIKKSIGPNEEFRETIQVKPRRAGRREIIASFQCKQLCNVTGVVEVDVVNESKN is encoded by the exons AGATTTCGTTGAGGCCGAAATGTTTGGACCTACAGCGTACGATGAATCGGGAGGCCCACCGGACCAGCTCCTACGAGATCCCAAACCTGATCCTGCGGCGGGGTCAGACCTTTGATATGAGCATCGCCTTTGACAGGGTCTTCTCTGAGCAAGATGACACCTTTACTTTACAGTTTGTCACAG GACGCAAACCTATGCAAAGCAAAGGGACTGTCATATCCGTCCACAAAGCGCGGGAAGTTAATCCGGGTTCCTGGGGTTACCAAATTACGGAGATTGACGAAAAAAAAGTCAGCATTAAGGTGTGTACTTCCGCCAGCGCCATAGTCGGCAAGTATCAACTGTTCGTTGATACCGTCCACAAGCTCAAAGATGGCGCCTCCCAGAAATGTCGCTATTGTCATCCAGACGACATCTTCGTCATTTTCAATCCTTGGTGCGTAG GAGACTCTGTGTACCTTGAGGAGGAGACACACAGGGAGGAATTCGTGTTGAACGAGACGGGCAGGATCTGGATGGGCACCGTCGGCAAATTCTGCGTGCGCCCCTGGAACTTCGCGCAG tttgatgACGTGTGTTTGATGGCTGCCCTGTCAATGATGGAGAAATCAGAGCTCGGAGACCCGGCCCGAGGGAACCCACTACTAGTAGTCAAAGCACTCAGTCGCGTG ATAAACAATAACGAAAGAGATGGCGGTGTTTTGGTCGGAAACTGGTCAGGAAAGTATGATGATGGCATTTCTCCCTATGCTTGGAACGGAAGTTCGTCCATCTTGGAGGAATTCCTAAAGAAAAGGAAAGGTGTTAAATACGGACAGTGCTGGACGTTTTCTGCCATCGCAACAACAG TGTTTAGGGCCCTGGGAATTCCGACCCGATGCATCACTAACTTCCGCTCGGCCCACGACAGTGACTACAGCATACAGATTGACAACTTCTGGACTCCGGAAGGACGGCCCAGGAAGATGATGGACGACACCATCTG GGACTTCCATGTTTGGAATGAGAGCTGGTTCCGGCGCCCAGACCTGCCCGAAGGGTATGACGGGTGGCAGGCTTTTGACCCCACCCCTCAGGAATGTTACGAAG GTGTGTTTACCTGTGGTCCGTGTCCTGTCCGTGCCATACGCAATGGGGACCTCTACTTGGGTTACGACACCAAGTTCTTGTTTGCTGAGGTCAACGGGGATCGGGTCTTTTGGACGGTAGACTCAGAGGGAAACATGACCCCCGTGTTCAAAGATATTGACGTTGTGGGCAAGTTCATGAGCACAAAAGCGGTCAATACCATATCACGTGATGACGTCACATCTAAATATAAACACGAAACAG ATTCCATTGAAAAGGCGGACGTCATTACAAAAGCTAATGGATTCTGTGGCCGCACTGACGTCACCATTCAGAAGCCGTCGGCGTCGGACGTCGTGTTCAGTCTGAGTGGAGACGTGCAGAAGTCCGGGGACATGGAGATAGAGCTCAAAATGGCCAACAACAGCGAGGAGCCGAGGATCGTTGAGGTCTACATGATTGCCGTGGCCACCAAATACACCGCCGTGCCTCTGATAGAACTCAAAGAATCCAATTCCACCAATGTTCTAGAACCGCGCAAAG ATTCTGTTTCATCATTGAGTCTAAAAGGTACAGAATACCTGAGTACACTGGACGCCGATAGTCATATATCCCTTTATGTAATGGCGACTGTCAAAGAAACCTCTCAAGTCTATCTAAAACGGGAAATATATCGAGTGGAGCAGCCAAATTTAGAACTCAAG ACAGAAGGAAGCGCTGTAGTGGGTAAACCGTTTGATGTAATAGTCAAACTCGTAAACCCACTGTCTGTTCCACTCACTGGCGGCTCTCTTTGTATGGAAGGACCAGGAATGGTTAAACCCTCATCAGTCAAAATTAA AAAATCGATCGGTCCTAACGAGGAATTTCGGGAGACAATTCAAGTCAAGCCTCGGAGGGCCGGAAGAAGGGAGATAATCGCCAGTTTTCAGTGTAAACAGTTGTGTAATGTGACGGGGGTGGTAGAAGTAGACGTTGTCAACGAGAGTAAAAACTAA
- the LOC105322846 gene encoding b(0,+)-type amino acid transporter 1, whose product MAGKQEDPGMATELERHVGLLSGIFLIMGTMIGSGIFISPKGVLEGAGSVGMALIVWMACGVVVTLAALCYAELGTMIPKSGGEHSYLMHAFGKMDKCFGPIPAFLFDWVGLFIIRPTMFAIMTLSLGTYAIKPFYLNCTPPDTAIKAVSLSAILVIAFINGYCVKLATYIQNICTVVKLIAIAILTVGGIVKIIQGNNEYIQDGFEDTESDVSLIAIAFYNGLWAFDGWNNLNFVTEELQNPGRNLPISIMVGIPVTTVCYVLANIGYLGVMSKTEIIMSHAVAVTWGQRMLGMTAFIMPIFVAISCFGAANGCLFASGRLCFAAAREGHFPQVFSYISLNRKTPLPSIILTAFIGACLIIPGDLSTLIDFFSFSAWIAYGFTVLSLLVLRRTEPKTERPYRVPTVVAIFVVITSVYLVLAPIIHYPRVEFLYAALFIAGGLFVYFPFVYYKQCRLPLDPYIDWVTIKIQKALLVIP is encoded by the exons ATGGCAG GGAAACAGGAGGACCCCGGGATGGCTACGGAATTGGAGCGCCATGTGGGACTACTGTCAGGGATATTCCTTATCATGGGCACCATGATCG GGTCCGGAATCTTCATCTCCCCCAAGGGCGTGCTGGAGGGGGCTGGGTCGGTGGGGATGGCCCTTATAGTGTGGATGGCCTGTGGGGTGGTGGTCACACTAG cggCGTTGTGCTACGCTGAATTAGGAACCATGATTCCCAAATCAGGCGGTGAACATTCCTACCTGATGCACGCTTTTGGCAAAATGGATAAATGTTTTGGACCCATTCCAGCTTTTCTGTTTGACTGG GTTGGCCTGTTTATCATCAGACCGACCATGTTCGCCATTATGACGTTATCTCTGGGAACTTACGCCATCAAGCCGTTTTACCTCAACTGTACACCTCCAGATACCGCCATCAAAGCCGTCTCATTGTCTGCTATAT TGGTGATTGCATTCATTAACGGTTACTGCGTGAAGTTGGCAACCTATATACAGAATATATGTACTGTGGTCAAACTGATCGCCATAGCAATCCTTACTGTCGGAGGAATCGTCAAAATCATACAAG GTAACAATGAGTACATACAGGACGGGTTTGAGGACACGGAGAGCGACGTGTCCCTGATCGCCATAGCCTTCTACAATGGACTCTGGGCCTTCGACGGCTG GAACAATCTGAACTTTGTCACAGAAGAATTGCAAAATCCAGGAAG AAACTTGCCGATCTCCATCATGGTCGGGATCCCAGTGACCACCGTGTGTTACGTCCTGGCCAATATAGGCTACCTGGGGGTCATGTCCAAAACCGAAATTATCATGTCACACGCAGTAGCAGTG ACCTGGGGTCAGCGTATGCTTGGAATGACCGCCTTCATCATGCCGATATTTGTGGCTATTTCCTGTTTTGGAGCTGCTAACGGTTGTTTGTTCGCCTCTGGGAG GCTGTGTTTTGCCGCTGCTCGTGAGGGACACTTCCCCCAAGTCTTCTCTTACATCAGTCTGAACAGAAAGACCCCTCTACCGTCCATTATACTCACA GCGTTTATAGGCGCGTGTCTGATTATCCCCGGGGACCTGAGCACGCTGATCGACTTCTTCAGTTTCTCCGCCTGGATCGCCTACGGCTTCACCGTGCTTTCTTTGCTTGTGTTAAGGAGGACCGAGCCTAAAACCGAGAGGCCATATCGG GTACCGACGGTAGTCGCCATCTTTGTTGTTATTACGTCAGTTTACCTGGTCCTTGCCCCCATAATTCACTATCCACGTGTCGAGTTCCTGTACGCAGCTCTCTTTATTGCCGGTGGACTCTTCGTGTATTTCCCGTTCGTGTATTACAAGCAATGCCGCCTACCTCTTGATCCATATATAG aTTGGGTTactataaaaattcaaaaagcgCTTCTAGTCATACCGTGA
- the LOC105322845 gene encoding protein-glutamine gamma-glutamyltransferase K isoform X3 translates to MLKCLQRISSVHKPEISLRPKCLDLQRTMNREAHRTSSYEIPNLILRRGQTFDMSIAFDRVFSEQDDTFTLQFVTGRKPMQSKGTVISVHKAREVNPGSWGYQITEIDEKKVSIKVCTSASAIVGKYQLFVDTVHKLKDGASQKCRYCHPDDIFVIFNPWCVGDSVYLEEETHREEFVLNETGRIWMGTVGKFCVRPWNFAQFDDVCLMAALSMMEKSELGDPARGNPLLVVKALSRVINNNERDGGVLVGNWSGKYDDGISPYAWNGSSSILEEFLKKRKGVKYGQCWTFSAIATTVFRALGIPTRCITNFRSAHDSDYSIQIDNFWTPEGRPRKMMDDTIWDFHVWNESWFRRPDLPEGYDGWQAFDPTPQECYEGVFTCGPCPVRAIRNGDLYLGYDTKFLFAEVNGDRVFWTVDSEGNMTPVFKDIDVVGKFMSTKAVNTISRDDVTSKYKHETDSIEKADVITKANGFCGRTDVTIQKPSASDVVFSLSGDVQKSGDMEIELKMANNSEEPRIVEVYMIAVATKYTAVPLIELKESNSTNVLEPRKDSVSSLSLKGTEYLSTLDADSHISLYVMATVKETSQVYLKREIYRVEQPNLELKTEGSAVVGKPFDVIVKLVNPLSVPLTGGSLCMEGPGMVKPSSVKIKKSIGPNEEFRETIQVKPRRAGRREIIASFQCKQLCNVTGVVEVDVVNESKN, encoded by the exons AGATTTCGTTGAGGCCGAAATGTTTGGACCTACAGCGTACGATGAATCGGGAGGCCCACCGGACCAGCTCCTACGAGATCCCAAACCTGATCCTGCGGCGGGGTCAGACCTTTGATATGAGCATCGCCTTTGACAGGGTCTTCTCTGAGCAAGATGACACCTTTACTTTACAGTTTGTCACAG GACGCAAACCTATGCAAAGCAAAGGGACTGTCATATCCGTCCACAAAGCGCGGGAAGTTAATCCGGGTTCCTGGGGTTACCAAATTACGGAGATTGACGAAAAAAAAGTCAGCATTAAGGTGTGTACTTCCGCCAGCGCCATAGTCGGCAAGTATCAACTGTTCGTTGATACCGTCCACAAGCTCAAAGATGGCGCCTCCCAGAAATGTCGCTATTGTCATCCAGACGACATCTTCGTCATTTTCAATCCTTGGTGCGTAG GAGACTCTGTGTACCTTGAGGAGGAGACACACAGGGAGGAATTCGTGTTGAACGAGACGGGCAGGATCTGGATGGGCACCGTCGGCAAATTCTGCGTGCGCCCCTGGAACTTCGCGCAG tttgatgACGTGTGTTTGATGGCTGCCCTGTCAATGATGGAGAAATCAGAGCTCGGAGACCCGGCCCGAGGGAACCCACTACTAGTAGTCAAAGCACTCAGTCGCGTG ATAAACAATAACGAAAGAGATGGCGGTGTTTTGGTCGGAAACTGGTCAGGAAAGTATGATGATGGCATTTCTCCCTATGCTTGGAACGGAAGTTCGTCCATCTTGGAGGAATTCCTAAAGAAAAGGAAAGGTGTTAAATACGGACAGTGCTGGACGTTTTCTGCCATCGCAACAACAG TGTTTAGGGCCCTGGGAATTCCGACCCGATGCATCACTAACTTCCGCTCGGCCCACGACAGTGACTACAGCATACAGATTGACAACTTCTGGACTCCGGAAGGACGGCCCAGGAAGATGATGGACGACACCATCTG GGACTTCCATGTTTGGAATGAGAGCTGGTTCCGGCGCCCAGACCTGCCCGAAGGGTATGACGGGTGGCAGGCTTTTGACCCCACCCCTCAGGAATGTTACGAAG GTGTGTTTACCTGTGGTCCGTGTCCTGTCCGTGCCATACGCAATGGGGACCTCTACTTGGGTTACGACACCAAGTTCTTGTTTGCTGAGGTCAACGGGGATCGGGTCTTTTGGACGGTAGACTCAGAGGGAAACATGACCCCCGTGTTCAAAGATATTGACGTTGTGGGCAAGTTCATGAGCACAAAAGCGGTCAATACCATATCACGTGATGACGTCACATCTAAATATAAACACGAAACAG ATTCCATTGAAAAGGCGGACGTCATTACAAAAGCTAATGGATTCTGTGGCCGCACTGACGTCACCATTCAGAAGCCGTCGGCGTCGGACGTCGTGTTCAGTCTGAGTGGAGACGTGCAGAAGTCCGGGGACATGGAGATAGAGCTCAAAATGGCCAACAACAGCGAGGAGCCGAGGATCGTTGAGGTCTACATGATTGCCGTGGCCACCAAATACACCGCCGTGCCTCTGATAGAACTCAAAGAATCCAATTCCACCAATGTTCTAGAACCGCGCAAAG ATTCTGTTTCATCATTGAGTCTAAAAGGTACAGAATACCTGAGTACACTGGACGCCGATAGTCATATATCCCTTTATGTAATGGCGACTGTCAAAGAAACCTCTCAAGTCTATCTAAAACGGGAAATATATCGAGTGGAGCAGCCAAATTTAGAACTCAAG ACAGAAGGAAGCGCTGTAGTGGGTAAACCGTTTGATGTAATAGTCAAACTCGTAAACCCACTGTCTGTTCCACTCACTGGCGGCTCTCTTTGTATGGAAGGACCAGGAATGGTTAAACCCTCATCAGTCAAAATTAA AAAATCGATCGGTCCTAACGAGGAATTTCGGGAGACAATTCAAGTCAAGCCTCGGAGGGCCGGAAGAAGGGAGATAATCGCCAGTTTTCAGTGTAAACAGTTGTGTAATGTGACGGGGGTGGTAGAAGTAGACGTTGTCAACGAGAGTAAAAACTAA
- the LOC105322845 gene encoding protein-glutamine gamma-glutamyltransferase K isoform X2, which yields MATLSDRLSSYYGNFRSILLGRRSTYDVDETFPTADDSHPSTFKEKETVAEEISLRPKCLDLQRTMNREAHRTSSYEIPNLILRRGQTFDMSIAFDRVFSEQDDTFTLQFVTGRKPMQSKGTVISVHKAREVNPGSWGYQITEIDEKKVSIKVCTSASAIVGKYQLFVDTVHKLKDGASQKCRYCHPDDIFVIFNPWCVGDSVYLEEETHREEFVLNETGRIWMGTVGKFCVRPWNFAQFDDVCLMAALSMMEKSELGDPARGNPLLVVKALSRVINNNERDGGVLVGNWSGKYDDGISPYAWNGSSSILEEFLKKRKGVKYGQCWTFSAIATTVFRALGIPTRCITNFRSAHDSDYSIQIDNFWTPEGRPRKMMDDTIWDFHVWNESWFRRPDLPEGYDGWQAFDPTPQECYEGVFTCGPCPVRAIRNGDLYLGYDTKFLFAEVNGDRVFWTVDSEGNMTPVFKDIDVVGKFMSTKAVNTISRDDVTSKYKHETDSIEKADVITKANGFCGRTDVTIQKPSASDVVFSLSGDVQKSGDMEIELKMANNSEEPRIVEVYMIAVATKYTAVPLIELKESNSTNVLEPRKDSVSSLSLKGTEYLSTLDADSHISLYVMATVKETSQVYLKREIYRVEQPNLELKTEGSAVVGKPFDVIVKLVNPLSVPLTGGSLCMEGPGMVKPSSVKIKKSIGPNEEFRETIQVKPRRAGRREIIASFQCKQLCNVTGVVEVDVVNESKN from the exons AGATTTCGTTGAGGCCGAAATGTTTGGACCTACAGCGTACGATGAATCGGGAGGCCCACCGGACCAGCTCCTACGAGATCCCAAACCTGATCCTGCGGCGGGGTCAGACCTTTGATATGAGCATCGCCTTTGACAGGGTCTTCTCTGAGCAAGATGACACCTTTACTTTACAGTTTGTCACAG GACGCAAACCTATGCAAAGCAAAGGGACTGTCATATCCGTCCACAAAGCGCGGGAAGTTAATCCGGGTTCCTGGGGTTACCAAATTACGGAGATTGACGAAAAAAAAGTCAGCATTAAGGTGTGTACTTCCGCCAGCGCCATAGTCGGCAAGTATCAACTGTTCGTTGATACCGTCCACAAGCTCAAAGATGGCGCCTCCCAGAAATGTCGCTATTGTCATCCAGACGACATCTTCGTCATTTTCAATCCTTGGTGCGTAG GAGACTCTGTGTACCTTGAGGAGGAGACACACAGGGAGGAATTCGTGTTGAACGAGACGGGCAGGATCTGGATGGGCACCGTCGGCAAATTCTGCGTGCGCCCCTGGAACTTCGCGCAG tttgatgACGTGTGTTTGATGGCTGCCCTGTCAATGATGGAGAAATCAGAGCTCGGAGACCCGGCCCGAGGGAACCCACTACTAGTAGTCAAAGCACTCAGTCGCGTG ATAAACAATAACGAAAGAGATGGCGGTGTTTTGGTCGGAAACTGGTCAGGAAAGTATGATGATGGCATTTCTCCCTATGCTTGGAACGGAAGTTCGTCCATCTTGGAGGAATTCCTAAAGAAAAGGAAAGGTGTTAAATACGGACAGTGCTGGACGTTTTCTGCCATCGCAACAACAG TGTTTAGGGCCCTGGGAATTCCGACCCGATGCATCACTAACTTCCGCTCGGCCCACGACAGTGACTACAGCATACAGATTGACAACTTCTGGACTCCGGAAGGACGGCCCAGGAAGATGATGGACGACACCATCTG GGACTTCCATGTTTGGAATGAGAGCTGGTTCCGGCGCCCAGACCTGCCCGAAGGGTATGACGGGTGGCAGGCTTTTGACCCCACCCCTCAGGAATGTTACGAAG GTGTGTTTACCTGTGGTCCGTGTCCTGTCCGTGCCATACGCAATGGGGACCTCTACTTGGGTTACGACACCAAGTTCTTGTTTGCTGAGGTCAACGGGGATCGGGTCTTTTGGACGGTAGACTCAGAGGGAAACATGACCCCCGTGTTCAAAGATATTGACGTTGTGGGCAAGTTCATGAGCACAAAAGCGGTCAATACCATATCACGTGATGACGTCACATCTAAATATAAACACGAAACAG ATTCCATTGAAAAGGCGGACGTCATTACAAAAGCTAATGGATTCTGTGGCCGCACTGACGTCACCATTCAGAAGCCGTCGGCGTCGGACGTCGTGTTCAGTCTGAGTGGAGACGTGCAGAAGTCCGGGGACATGGAGATAGAGCTCAAAATGGCCAACAACAGCGAGGAGCCGAGGATCGTTGAGGTCTACATGATTGCCGTGGCCACCAAATACACCGCCGTGCCTCTGATAGAACTCAAAGAATCCAATTCCACCAATGTTCTAGAACCGCGCAAAG ATTCTGTTTCATCATTGAGTCTAAAAGGTACAGAATACCTGAGTACACTGGACGCCGATAGTCATATATCCCTTTATGTAATGGCGACTGTCAAAGAAACCTCTCAAGTCTATCTAAAACGGGAAATATATCGAGTGGAGCAGCCAAATTTAGAACTCAAG ACAGAAGGAAGCGCTGTAGTGGGTAAACCGTTTGATGTAATAGTCAAACTCGTAAACCCACTGTCTGTTCCACTCACTGGCGGCTCTCTTTGTATGGAAGGACCAGGAATGGTTAAACCCTCATCAGTCAAAATTAA AAAATCGATCGGTCCTAACGAGGAATTTCGGGAGACAATTCAAGTCAAGCCTCGGAGGGCCGGAAGAAGGGAGATAATCGCCAGTTTTCAGTGTAAACAGTTGTGTAATGTGACGGGGGTGGTAGAAGTAGACGTTGTCAACGAGAGTAAAAACTAA